One Rubinisphaera margarita DNA window includes the following coding sequences:
- a CDS encoding RDD family protein, whose product MSIKFRCPACSHGIKAPDSAAGKGVRCPQCGEKARVPGGSSAKPARKKRSREKEPSSQDSNAFLENLDLDRIVDSEVNLCQKCATEIPPGETACPNCGFDPIELTTAGRRRKKMAAKGIDPATFYQTIWKDSFKFALAHIGQAFKTGALLSFFFVIASICIYFQTWVATGPPYAFWTLLSSVSVLIPLGWLLHQHLEIIRLTLEKKDKIKKIRFDFALCGMLGLKLLAWLLVYGLPFWIIFGGLGILIDSNGNSIGGPLGAGLALFSILLFTPQAMSHLTMPVEMPGWVFPKVAKTLRITFLPGVVWAVLFLLVMIPPIASFYGGYAIAGSDFDQLVSTHQRNARIHHAVVQIALAEDTGRDEKKQAAQEQYGDLAAEEPADENLSAAVPPLGMGILGCFLLGFASLVSARGNGLFTSNLRKGLDLISSKKELVYQRKEEDDKIRTRKTTLVAPPIQRGLACAIDILLLCILNGSVLGMVYYVATSFDMTFDSVWQRMTAIAIASIGPTIAIALYFIRNESGYEQTSPGKGAMKMFVAADERCQPITAGQATIRFLLFWFVSCIATLMFGNLIALARKDRMTLHDLLSGTQVRMDKPVPKEEKTKA is encoded by the coding sequence ATGTCGATCAAGTTTCGCTGCCCTGCCTGCAGTCATGGGATCAAAGCTCCTGACTCGGCTGCCGGAAAGGGTGTTCGTTGTCCTCAGTGCGGAGAAAAGGCCCGAGTGCCCGGTGGCAGCTCCGCCAAACCCGCCAGGAAGAAGCGAAGCCGGGAGAAAGAGCCGTCCAGTCAGGACAGCAACGCGTTTCTCGAGAATCTGGATCTGGATCGCATCGTCGACAGCGAGGTCAATCTCTGTCAGAAATGTGCCACGGAAATTCCGCCCGGTGAGACCGCCTGTCCGAATTGCGGCTTCGATCCTATCGAGCTGACAACGGCCGGTCGTCGCCGTAAGAAGATGGCGGCTAAAGGGATCGATCCGGCGACGTTCTATCAGACGATCTGGAAAGACTCCTTCAAGTTCGCCCTCGCTCATATTGGCCAGGCGTTCAAGACCGGAGCGCTTCTGAGCTTTTTCTTTGTCATAGCTTCCATCTGCATCTACTTCCAGACCTGGGTGGCAACCGGGCCCCCCTACGCATTCTGGACGCTGTTGTCGTCGGTTTCGGTTCTGATTCCGCTCGGCTGGTTACTCCATCAGCATCTCGAGATCATTCGACTCACGCTGGAGAAGAAGGACAAGATAAAGAAGATCCGCTTCGACTTTGCCCTTTGCGGCATGCTCGGGCTGAAGTTACTGGCCTGGCTGCTCGTCTACGGTTTGCCATTCTGGATCATCTTCGGCGGACTCGGCATTCTGATCGACTCAAATGGGAACTCGATCGGCGGACCGTTGGGCGCCGGCCTGGCTCTCTTCTCGATCCTGTTGTTCACGCCCCAGGCGATGTCGCACCTGACGATGCCGGTTGAAATGCCGGGTTGGGTGTTTCCCAAGGTCGCCAAGACCCTGCGAATTACCTTCCTGCCCGGCGTGGTCTGGGCGGTCCTGTTTCTGCTGGTCATGATTCCGCCGATTGCCTCCTTCTACGGCGGCTATGCGATTGCCGGCAGTGACTTCGATCAGCTCGTGTCGACCCATCAGAGAAATGCCCGAATTCACCATGCGGTTGTTCAGATCGCTCTCGCCGAAGATACAGGACGCGATGAGAAGAAGCAGGCGGCTCAGGAACAGTACGGCGACCTGGCGGCCGAAGAACCGGCCGACGAGAATCTCAGTGCGGCGGTCCCTCCGCTGGGGATGGGGATCCTCGGCTGCTTCCTGCTGGGATTCGCGAGCTTGGTGAGCGCCCGTGGTAACGGTCTGTTCACGAGTAATCTGCGCAAGGGGCTCGATCTGATCTCTTCGAAGAAGGAGCTCGTTTACCAGCGGAAGGAAGAGGACGACAAGATCCGCACCCGCAAGACGACGCTAGTCGCTCCACCGATTCAACGTGGACTCGCCTGCGCCATCGACATTCTGTTGCTCTGCATTCTCAACGGATCGGTGCTCGGGATGGTGTATTACGTCGCGACGTCGTTCGACATGACCTTTGATTCAGTCTGGCAACGAATGACCGCCATCGCCATTGCCAGTATTGGTCCCACGATCGCCATCGCTCTGTACTTCATTCGCAACGAAAGCGGCTATGAACAGACGTCTCCCGGAAAAGGGGCGATGAAGATGTTCGTCGCGGCGGACGAGCGATGCCAGCCAATCACCGCCGGCCAGGCGACGATCCGCTTTCTCCTGTTCTGGTTCGTGAGCTGCATTGCCACGCTGATGTTCGGCAATCTGATTGCCCTGGCGCGAAAGGACCGAATGACCCTGCACGATTTGCTGTCCGGGACTCAGGTCCGCATGGACAAACCGGTGCCGAAAGAAGAGAAGACGAAGGCCTGA